One stretch of Anaerobacillus sp. CMMVII DNA includes these proteins:
- a CDS encoding hemolysin III family protein yields MNTYIREPINGLTHLAGAILSFIGLLALVIKASLTTGSSLAISAVIIFGVSMTLLYAASATYHMVIAKDRLIAFFRRVDHSMIFILIAGSYTPFCLISLNGLTGWTFFGVVYFLAVSGIIFKMVWFNCPRWLSTGIYITMGWLAIFIFSPLVESLTTVGVSLLFAGGIFYTVGGIIYGLKPKFLSFKYMGFHEIFHIFILLGSFAHFFCVYLYVL; encoded by the coding sequence TTATTGGTTTATTGGCACTGGTCATAAAAGCTTCATTGACGACAGGTTCATCGCTTGCGATTAGCGCCGTGATAATCTTTGGTGTCAGTATGACCTTGTTGTATGCAGCATCTGCAACGTATCATATGGTTATTGCTAAAGACCGACTCATCGCTTTTTTTAGAAGAGTGGATCATTCAATGATTTTTATTTTAATTGCTGGGTCTTATACACCATTTTGCTTAATCAGCTTAAATGGTTTGACTGGTTGGACATTTTTTGGGGTTGTTTATTTTCTCGCAGTGAGCGGAATTATATTTAAGATGGTTTGGTTTAATTGTCCGCGTTGGTTATCGACGGGAATTTATATTACGATGGGTTGGTTAGCAATTTTTATTTTTTCCCCATTAGTAGAAAGCTTAACGACGGTTGGGGTATCGCTATTATTTGCAGGTGGAATTTTCTACACGGTTGGTGGCATAATCTATGGTTTAAAACCGAAATTTTTAAGTTTTAAGTATATGGGGTTCCATGAGATTTTCCACATTTTCATTCTTCTTGGCAGCTTTGCTCATTTCTTCTGTGTCTATTTATACGTTTTGTAG